A stretch of the Pongo pygmaeus isolate AG05252 chromosome 16, NHGRI_mPonPyg2-v2.0_pri, whole genome shotgun sequence genome encodes the following:
- the PRC1 gene encoding protein regulator of cytokinesis 1 isoform X1: MRRSEVLAEESIVCLQKALNHLREIWELIGIPEDQRLQRTEVVKKHIKELLDMMIAEEESLKERLIKSISVCQKELNTLCSELHVEPFQEEGETTILQLEKDLRTQVELMRKQKKERKQELKLLQEQDQELCEILCMPHYDIDSASVPSLEELNQFRQHVTTLRETKASRREEFVSIKRQIILCMEELDHTPDTSFERDVVCEDEDAFCLSLENIATLQKLLRQLEMQKLQNEAVCEGLRTQIRELWDRLQIPEEEREAVATIMSGSKAKVRKALQLEVDRLEELKMQNMKKVIEAIRVELVQYWDQCFYSQEQRQAFAPFCAEDYTESLLQLHDAEIVRLKNYYEVHKELFEGVQKWEETWRLFLEFERKASDPNRFTNRGGNLLKEEKQRAKLQKMLPKLEEELKARIELWEQEHSKAFMVNGQKFMEYVAEQWEMHRLEKERAKQERQLKNKKQTETEMLYGSAPRTPSKRRGLVSNTPGKARKLNTTTMSNATANSSIRPLFGGTVYHSPVPRLPPSGSKPVAASTCSGKKTPRTGRHGANKENLELNGSILSGGYPGSAPLQRNFSINSVASTYSEFAKDPSLSDSSTVGLQDSFPPEENVCVCPKLRWPALLPKR, translated from the exons TGAGGTGCTGGCGGAGGAGTCCATAGTATGTCTGCAGAAAGCGCTAAATCACCTTCGGGAAATATGGGAGCTAATTGGGATTCCAGAGGACCAGCGGTTACAAAGAACTGAGGTGGTAAAGAAGCATATCAAG GAACTCCTGGATATGATGATTGCTGAAGAGGAAAGCCTGAAGGAAAGACTCATCAAAAGCATATCCGTCTGTCAGAAAGAGCTGAACACTCTGTGCAGCGAGTTACATGTTGAGCCATTTCAG GAAGAAGGAGAGACAACCATCTTGCAACTAGAAAAAGATTTGCGCACCCAAGTGGAATTGATgcgaaaacagaaaaaggagagaaaacaggaACTGAAGCTACTTCAGGAACAAGATCAAGAACTGTGTGAAATTCTTTGTATGCCCCACTATGATATTGACAGTGCCTCAGTGCCCAGCTTAGAAGAGCTGAACCAGTTCAGGCAACATGTGACAACTTTGAGGGAAACAAAG GCTTCTAGGCGTGAGGAGTTTGTCAGTATAAAGAGACAGATCATACTGTGTATGGAAGAATTAGACCACACCCCAGACACAAGCTTTGAAAGAGATGTGGTGTGTGAAGACGAAGatgccttttgtttgtctttgGAGAATATTGCAACACTACAAAAGTTGCTACGGCAG ctggaaatgcagaaattacaaaatgaAGCAGTGTGTGAGGGGCTGCGTACTCAAATCCGAGAGCTCTGGGACAGGTTGCAAATAcctgaagaagaaagagaggctGTGGCCACCATTATGTCTGGGTCAAAGGCCAAGGTCCGGAAAGCG ctGCAATTAGAAGTGGATCGATTGGAAGAACTGAAAATGCAAAACATGAAGAAAGTGATTGAGGCAATTCGAGTGGAGCTGGTTCAGTACTGGGACCAGTGCTTTTATAGCCAGGAGCAGAGACAAGCTTTTGCCCCTTTCTGTGCTG AGGACTACACAGAAAGTCTGCTCCAGCTCCACGATGCTGAGATTGTGCGGTTAAAAAACTACTATGAAGTTCACAAGGAACTCTTTGAAGGTGTCCAGAAGTGGGAAGAAACCTGGAGGCTTTTCTTAGAGTTTGAG AGAAAAGCTTCAGATCCAAATCGATTTACAAACCGAGGCGGAAAtcttctaaaagaagaaaaacaacgaGCCAAGCTCCAGAAAATGCTGCCCAAG CTGGAAGAAGAGTTGAAGGCACGAATTGAATTGTGGGAACAGGAACATTCAAAGGCATTTATGGTGAATGGGCAGAAATTCATGGAGTATGTGGCAGAACAATGGGAGATGCATCGATTGGAGAAAGAGAGAGCCAAGCAGGAAAGA caactcaagaacaaaaaacagacagagacagagatgctCTATGGCAGCGCTCCTCGAACACCCAGCAAGCGGCGAGGACTGGTTTCCAATACACCGGGCAAAGCACGTAAG CTGAACACTACCACCATGTCCAATGCCACGGCCAATAGTAGCATCCGGCCTCTCTTTGGAGGGACGGTCTACCACTCCCCCGTGCCTCGACTTCCTCCTTCCGGCAGCAAG cCAGTTGCTGCTTCCACCTGTTCAGGGAAGAAAACACCCCGTACCGGCAGGCATGGAGCCAACAAGGAGAACCTGGAGCTCAACGGCAGCATCCTGAGTGGTGGGTACCCTGGCTCGGCCCCCCTCCAGCGCAACTTCAGCATTAATTCTGTTGCCAGCACCTATTCTGAGTTTGCG AAGGATCCGTCCCTCTCTGACAGTTCCACTGTTGGGCTTCAG GACAGCTTTCCTCCTGAAGagaatgtctgtgtgtgtccGAAGTTGAGATGGCCTGCCCTACTGCCAAAGAGGTGA
- the PRC1 gene encoding protein regulator of cytokinesis 1 isoform X5, translated as MRRSEVLAEESIVCLQKALNHLREIWELIGIPEDQRLQRTEVVKKHIKELLDMMIAEEESLKERLIKSISVCQKELNTLCSELHVEPFQEEGETTILQLEKDLRTQVELMRKQKKERKQELKLLQEQDQELCEILCMPHYDIDSASVPSLEELNQFRQHVTTLRETKASRREEFVSIKRQIILCMEELDHTPDTSFERDVVCEDEDAFCLSLENIATLQKLLRQLEMQKLQNEAVCEGLRTQIRELWDRLQIPEEEREAVATIMSGSKAKVRKALQLEVDRLEELKMQNMKKVIEAIRVELVQYWDQCFYSQEQRQAFAPFCAEDYTESLLQLHDAEIVRLKNYYEVHKELFEGVQKWEETWRLFLEFERKASDPNRFTNRGGNLLKEEKQRAKLQKMLPKLEEELKARIELWEQEHSKAFMVNGQKFMEYVAEQWEMHRLEKERAKQERQLKNKKQTETEMLYGSAPRTPSKRRGLVSNTPGKARKLNTTTMSNATANSSIRPLFGGTVYHSPVPRLPPSGSKPVAASTCSGKKTPRTGRHGANKENLELNGSILSGGYPGSAPLQRNFSINSVASTYSEFADSFPPEENVCVCPKLRWPALLPKR; from the exons TGAGGTGCTGGCGGAGGAGTCCATAGTATGTCTGCAGAAAGCGCTAAATCACCTTCGGGAAATATGGGAGCTAATTGGGATTCCAGAGGACCAGCGGTTACAAAGAACTGAGGTGGTAAAGAAGCATATCAAG GAACTCCTGGATATGATGATTGCTGAAGAGGAAAGCCTGAAGGAAAGACTCATCAAAAGCATATCCGTCTGTCAGAAAGAGCTGAACACTCTGTGCAGCGAGTTACATGTTGAGCCATTTCAG GAAGAAGGAGAGACAACCATCTTGCAACTAGAAAAAGATTTGCGCACCCAAGTGGAATTGATgcgaaaacagaaaaaggagagaaaacaggaACTGAAGCTACTTCAGGAACAAGATCAAGAACTGTGTGAAATTCTTTGTATGCCCCACTATGATATTGACAGTGCCTCAGTGCCCAGCTTAGAAGAGCTGAACCAGTTCAGGCAACATGTGACAACTTTGAGGGAAACAAAG GCTTCTAGGCGTGAGGAGTTTGTCAGTATAAAGAGACAGATCATACTGTGTATGGAAGAATTAGACCACACCCCAGACACAAGCTTTGAAAGAGATGTGGTGTGTGAAGACGAAGatgccttttgtttgtctttgGAGAATATTGCAACACTACAAAAGTTGCTACGGCAG ctggaaatgcagaaattacaaaatgaAGCAGTGTGTGAGGGGCTGCGTACTCAAATCCGAGAGCTCTGGGACAGGTTGCAAATAcctgaagaagaaagagaggctGTGGCCACCATTATGTCTGGGTCAAAGGCCAAGGTCCGGAAAGCG ctGCAATTAGAAGTGGATCGATTGGAAGAACTGAAAATGCAAAACATGAAGAAAGTGATTGAGGCAATTCGAGTGGAGCTGGTTCAGTACTGGGACCAGTGCTTTTATAGCCAGGAGCAGAGACAAGCTTTTGCCCCTTTCTGTGCTG AGGACTACACAGAAAGTCTGCTCCAGCTCCACGATGCTGAGATTGTGCGGTTAAAAAACTACTATGAAGTTCACAAGGAACTCTTTGAAGGTGTCCAGAAGTGGGAAGAAACCTGGAGGCTTTTCTTAGAGTTTGAG AGAAAAGCTTCAGATCCAAATCGATTTACAAACCGAGGCGGAAAtcttctaaaagaagaaaaacaacgaGCCAAGCTCCAGAAAATGCTGCCCAAG CTGGAAGAAGAGTTGAAGGCACGAATTGAATTGTGGGAACAGGAACATTCAAAGGCATTTATGGTGAATGGGCAGAAATTCATGGAGTATGTGGCAGAACAATGGGAGATGCATCGATTGGAGAAAGAGAGAGCCAAGCAGGAAAGA caactcaagaacaaaaaacagacagagacagagatgctCTATGGCAGCGCTCCTCGAACACCCAGCAAGCGGCGAGGACTGGTTTCCAATACACCGGGCAAAGCACGTAAG CTGAACACTACCACCATGTCCAATGCCACGGCCAATAGTAGCATCCGGCCTCTCTTTGGAGGGACGGTCTACCACTCCCCCGTGCCTCGACTTCCTCCTTCCGGCAGCAAG cCAGTTGCTGCTTCCACCTGTTCAGGGAAGAAAACACCCCGTACCGGCAGGCATGGAGCCAACAAGGAGAACCTGGAGCTCAACGGCAGCATCCTGAGTGGTGGGTACCCTGGCTCGGCCCCCCTCCAGCGCAACTTCAGCATTAATTCTGTTGCCAGCACCTATTCTGAGTTTGCG GACAGCTTTCCTCCTGAAGagaatgtctgtgtgtgtccGAAGTTGAGATGGCCTGCCCTACTGCCAAAGAGGTGA
- the PRC1 gene encoding protein regulator of cytokinesis 1 isoform X7, translating into MMIAEEESLKERLIKSISVCQKELNTLCSELHVEPFQEEGETTILQLEKDLRTQVELMRKQKKERKQELKLLQEQDQELCEILCMPHYDIDSASVPSLEELNQFRQHVTTLRETKASRREEFVSIKRQIILCMEELDHTPDTSFERDVVCEDEDAFCLSLENIATLQKLLRQLEMQKLQNEAVCEGLRTQIRELWDRLQIPEEEREAVATIMSGSKAKVRKALQLEVDRLEELKMQNMKKVIEAIRVELVQYWDQCFYSQEQRQAFAPFCAEDYTESLLQLHDAEIVRLKNYYEVHKELFEGVQKWEETWRLFLEFERKASDPNRFTNRGGNLLKEEKQRAKLQKMLPKLEEELKARIELWEQEHSKAFMVNGQKFMEYVAEQWEMHRLEKERAKQERQLKNKKQTETEMLYGSAPRTPSKRRGLVSNTPGKARKLNTTTMSNATANSSIRPLFGGTVYHSPVPRLPPSGSKPVAASTCSGKKTPRTGRHGANKENLELNGSILSGGYPGSAPLQRNFSINSVASTYSEFAKDPSLSDSSTVGLQDSFPPEENVCVCPKLRWPALLPKR; encoded by the exons ATGATGATTGCTGAAGAGGAAAGCCTGAAGGAAAGACTCATCAAAAGCATATCCGTCTGTCAGAAAGAGCTGAACACTCTGTGCAGCGAGTTACATGTTGAGCCATTTCAG GAAGAAGGAGAGACAACCATCTTGCAACTAGAAAAAGATTTGCGCACCCAAGTGGAATTGATgcgaaaacagaaaaaggagagaaaacaggaACTGAAGCTACTTCAGGAACAAGATCAAGAACTGTGTGAAATTCTTTGTATGCCCCACTATGATATTGACAGTGCCTCAGTGCCCAGCTTAGAAGAGCTGAACCAGTTCAGGCAACATGTGACAACTTTGAGGGAAACAAAG GCTTCTAGGCGTGAGGAGTTTGTCAGTATAAAGAGACAGATCATACTGTGTATGGAAGAATTAGACCACACCCCAGACACAAGCTTTGAAAGAGATGTGGTGTGTGAAGACGAAGatgccttttgtttgtctttgGAGAATATTGCAACACTACAAAAGTTGCTACGGCAG ctggaaatgcagaaattacaaaatgaAGCAGTGTGTGAGGGGCTGCGTACTCAAATCCGAGAGCTCTGGGACAGGTTGCAAATAcctgaagaagaaagagaggctGTGGCCACCATTATGTCTGGGTCAAAGGCCAAGGTCCGGAAAGCG ctGCAATTAGAAGTGGATCGATTGGAAGAACTGAAAATGCAAAACATGAAGAAAGTGATTGAGGCAATTCGAGTGGAGCTGGTTCAGTACTGGGACCAGTGCTTTTATAGCCAGGAGCAGAGACAAGCTTTTGCCCCTTTCTGTGCTG AGGACTACACAGAAAGTCTGCTCCAGCTCCACGATGCTGAGATTGTGCGGTTAAAAAACTACTATGAAGTTCACAAGGAACTCTTTGAAGGTGTCCAGAAGTGGGAAGAAACCTGGAGGCTTTTCTTAGAGTTTGAG AGAAAAGCTTCAGATCCAAATCGATTTACAAACCGAGGCGGAAAtcttctaaaagaagaaaaacaacgaGCCAAGCTCCAGAAAATGCTGCCCAAG CTGGAAGAAGAGTTGAAGGCACGAATTGAATTGTGGGAACAGGAACATTCAAAGGCATTTATGGTGAATGGGCAGAAATTCATGGAGTATGTGGCAGAACAATGGGAGATGCATCGATTGGAGAAAGAGAGAGCCAAGCAGGAAAGA caactcaagaacaaaaaacagacagagacagagatgctCTATGGCAGCGCTCCTCGAACACCCAGCAAGCGGCGAGGACTGGTTTCCAATACACCGGGCAAAGCACGTAAG CTGAACACTACCACCATGTCCAATGCCACGGCCAATAGTAGCATCCGGCCTCTCTTTGGAGGGACGGTCTACCACTCCCCCGTGCCTCGACTTCCTCCTTCCGGCAGCAAG cCAGTTGCTGCTTCCACCTGTTCAGGGAAGAAAACACCCCGTACCGGCAGGCATGGAGCCAACAAGGAGAACCTGGAGCTCAACGGCAGCATCCTGAGTGGTGGGTACCCTGGCTCGGCCCCCCTCCAGCGCAACTTCAGCATTAATTCTGTTGCCAGCACCTATTCTGAGTTTGCG AAGGATCCGTCCCTCTCTGACAGTTCCACTGTTGGGCTTCAG GACAGCTTTCCTCCTGAAGagaatgtctgtgtgtgtccGAAGTTGAGATGGCCTGCCCTACTGCCAAAGAGGTGA
- the PRC1 gene encoding protein regulator of cytokinesis 1 isoform X10, translated as MRRSEVLAEESIVCLQKALNHLREIWELIGIPEDQRLQRTEVVKKHIKELLDMMIAEEESLKERLIKSISVCQKELNTLCSELHVEPFQEEGETTILQLEKDLRTQVELMRKQKKERKQELKLLQEQDQELCEILCMPHYDIDSASVPSLEELNQFRQHVTTLRETKASRREEFVSIKRQIILCMEELDHTPDTSFERDVVCEDEDAFCLSLENIATLQKLLRQLEMQKLQNEAVCEGLRTQIRELWDRLQIPEEEREAVATIMSGSKAKVRKALQLEVDRLEELKMQNMKKVIEAIRVELVQYWDQCFYSQEQRQAFAPFCAEDYTESLLQLHDAEIVRLKNYYEVHKELFEGVQKWEETWRLFLEFERKASDPNRFTNRGGNLLKEEKQRAKLQKMLPKLEEELKARIELWEQEHSKAFMVNGQKFMEYVAEQWEMHRLEKERAKQERQLKNKKQTETEMLYGSAPRTPSKRRGLVSNTPGKARKLNTTTMSNATANSSIRPLFGGTVYHSPVPRLPPSGSKPVAASTCSGKKTPRTGRHGANKENLELNGSILSGQLSS; from the exons TGAGGTGCTGGCGGAGGAGTCCATAGTATGTCTGCAGAAAGCGCTAAATCACCTTCGGGAAATATGGGAGCTAATTGGGATTCCAGAGGACCAGCGGTTACAAAGAACTGAGGTGGTAAAGAAGCATATCAAG GAACTCCTGGATATGATGATTGCTGAAGAGGAAAGCCTGAAGGAAAGACTCATCAAAAGCATATCCGTCTGTCAGAAAGAGCTGAACACTCTGTGCAGCGAGTTACATGTTGAGCCATTTCAG GAAGAAGGAGAGACAACCATCTTGCAACTAGAAAAAGATTTGCGCACCCAAGTGGAATTGATgcgaaaacagaaaaaggagagaaaacaggaACTGAAGCTACTTCAGGAACAAGATCAAGAACTGTGTGAAATTCTTTGTATGCCCCACTATGATATTGACAGTGCCTCAGTGCCCAGCTTAGAAGAGCTGAACCAGTTCAGGCAACATGTGACAACTTTGAGGGAAACAAAG GCTTCTAGGCGTGAGGAGTTTGTCAGTATAAAGAGACAGATCATACTGTGTATGGAAGAATTAGACCACACCCCAGACACAAGCTTTGAAAGAGATGTGGTGTGTGAAGACGAAGatgccttttgtttgtctttgGAGAATATTGCAACACTACAAAAGTTGCTACGGCAG ctggaaatgcagaaattacaaaatgaAGCAGTGTGTGAGGGGCTGCGTACTCAAATCCGAGAGCTCTGGGACAGGTTGCAAATAcctgaagaagaaagagaggctGTGGCCACCATTATGTCTGGGTCAAAGGCCAAGGTCCGGAAAGCG ctGCAATTAGAAGTGGATCGATTGGAAGAACTGAAAATGCAAAACATGAAGAAAGTGATTGAGGCAATTCGAGTGGAGCTGGTTCAGTACTGGGACCAGTGCTTTTATAGCCAGGAGCAGAGACAAGCTTTTGCCCCTTTCTGTGCTG AGGACTACACAGAAAGTCTGCTCCAGCTCCACGATGCTGAGATTGTGCGGTTAAAAAACTACTATGAAGTTCACAAGGAACTCTTTGAAGGTGTCCAGAAGTGGGAAGAAACCTGGAGGCTTTTCTTAGAGTTTGAG AGAAAAGCTTCAGATCCAAATCGATTTACAAACCGAGGCGGAAAtcttctaaaagaagaaaaacaacgaGCCAAGCTCCAGAAAATGCTGCCCAAG CTGGAAGAAGAGTTGAAGGCACGAATTGAATTGTGGGAACAGGAACATTCAAAGGCATTTATGGTGAATGGGCAGAAATTCATGGAGTATGTGGCAGAACAATGGGAGATGCATCGATTGGAGAAAGAGAGAGCCAAGCAGGAAAGA caactcaagaacaaaaaacagacagagacagagatgctCTATGGCAGCGCTCCTCGAACACCCAGCAAGCGGCGAGGACTGGTTTCCAATACACCGGGCAAAGCACGTAAG CTGAACACTACCACCATGTCCAATGCCACGGCCAATAGTAGCATCCGGCCTCTCTTTGGAGGGACGGTCTACCACTCCCCCGTGCCTCGACTTCCTCCTTCCGGCAGCAAG cCAGTTGCTGCTTCCACCTGTTCAGGGAAGAAAACACCCCGTACCGGCAGGCATGGAGCCAACAAGGAGAACCTGGAGCTCAACGGCAGCATCCTGAGTG GACAGCTTTCCTCCTGA
- the PRC1 gene encoding protein regulator of cytokinesis 1 isoform X2, protein MRRSEVLAEESIVCLQKALNHLREIWELIGIPEDQRLQRTEVVKKHIKELLDMMIAEEESLKERLIKSISVCQKELNTLCSELHVEPFQEEGETTILQLEKDLRTQVELMRKQKKERKQELKLLQEQDQELCEILCMPHYDIDSASVPSLEELNQFRQHVTTLRETKASRREEFVSIKRQIILCMEELDHTPDTSFERDVVCEDEDAFCLSLENIATLQKLLRQLEMQKLQNEAVCEGLRTQIRELWDRLQIPEEEREAVATIMSGSKAKVRKALQLEVDRLEELKMQNMKKVIEAIRVELVQYWDQCFYSQEQRQAFAPFCAEDYTESLLQLHDAEIVRLKNYYEVHKELFEGVQKWEETWRLFLEFERKASDPNRFTNRGGNLLKEEKQRAKLQKMLPKLEEELKARIELWEQEHSKAFMVNGQKFMEYVAEQWEMHRLEKERAKQERQLKNKKQTETEMLYGSAPRTPSKRRGLVSNTPGKARKLNTTTMSNATANSSIRPLFGGTVYHSPVPRLPPSGSKPVAASTCSGKKTPRTGRHGANKENLELNGSILSGGYPGSAPLQRNFSINSVASTYSEFADPSLSDSSTVGLQDSFPPEENVCVCPKLRWPALLPKR, encoded by the exons TGAGGTGCTGGCGGAGGAGTCCATAGTATGTCTGCAGAAAGCGCTAAATCACCTTCGGGAAATATGGGAGCTAATTGGGATTCCAGAGGACCAGCGGTTACAAAGAACTGAGGTGGTAAAGAAGCATATCAAG GAACTCCTGGATATGATGATTGCTGAAGAGGAAAGCCTGAAGGAAAGACTCATCAAAAGCATATCCGTCTGTCAGAAAGAGCTGAACACTCTGTGCAGCGAGTTACATGTTGAGCCATTTCAG GAAGAAGGAGAGACAACCATCTTGCAACTAGAAAAAGATTTGCGCACCCAAGTGGAATTGATgcgaaaacagaaaaaggagagaaaacaggaACTGAAGCTACTTCAGGAACAAGATCAAGAACTGTGTGAAATTCTTTGTATGCCCCACTATGATATTGACAGTGCCTCAGTGCCCAGCTTAGAAGAGCTGAACCAGTTCAGGCAACATGTGACAACTTTGAGGGAAACAAAG GCTTCTAGGCGTGAGGAGTTTGTCAGTATAAAGAGACAGATCATACTGTGTATGGAAGAATTAGACCACACCCCAGACACAAGCTTTGAAAGAGATGTGGTGTGTGAAGACGAAGatgccttttgtttgtctttgGAGAATATTGCAACACTACAAAAGTTGCTACGGCAG ctggaaatgcagaaattacaaaatgaAGCAGTGTGTGAGGGGCTGCGTACTCAAATCCGAGAGCTCTGGGACAGGTTGCAAATAcctgaagaagaaagagaggctGTGGCCACCATTATGTCTGGGTCAAAGGCCAAGGTCCGGAAAGCG ctGCAATTAGAAGTGGATCGATTGGAAGAACTGAAAATGCAAAACATGAAGAAAGTGATTGAGGCAATTCGAGTGGAGCTGGTTCAGTACTGGGACCAGTGCTTTTATAGCCAGGAGCAGAGACAAGCTTTTGCCCCTTTCTGTGCTG AGGACTACACAGAAAGTCTGCTCCAGCTCCACGATGCTGAGATTGTGCGGTTAAAAAACTACTATGAAGTTCACAAGGAACTCTTTGAAGGTGTCCAGAAGTGGGAAGAAACCTGGAGGCTTTTCTTAGAGTTTGAG AGAAAAGCTTCAGATCCAAATCGATTTACAAACCGAGGCGGAAAtcttctaaaagaagaaaaacaacgaGCCAAGCTCCAGAAAATGCTGCCCAAG CTGGAAGAAGAGTTGAAGGCACGAATTGAATTGTGGGAACAGGAACATTCAAAGGCATTTATGGTGAATGGGCAGAAATTCATGGAGTATGTGGCAGAACAATGGGAGATGCATCGATTGGAGAAAGAGAGAGCCAAGCAGGAAAGA caactcaagaacaaaaaacagacagagacagagatgctCTATGGCAGCGCTCCTCGAACACCCAGCAAGCGGCGAGGACTGGTTTCCAATACACCGGGCAAAGCACGTAAG CTGAACACTACCACCATGTCCAATGCCACGGCCAATAGTAGCATCCGGCCTCTCTTTGGAGGGACGGTCTACCACTCCCCCGTGCCTCGACTTCCTCCTTCCGGCAGCAAG cCAGTTGCTGCTTCCACCTGTTCAGGGAAGAAAACACCCCGTACCGGCAGGCATGGAGCCAACAAGGAGAACCTGGAGCTCAACGGCAGCATCCTGAGTGGTGGGTACCCTGGCTCGGCCCCCCTCCAGCGCAACTTCAGCATTAATTCTGTTGCCAGCACCTATTCTGAGTTTGCG GATCCGTCCCTCTCTGACAGTTCCACTGTTGGGCTTCAG GACAGCTTTCCTCCTGAAGagaatgtctgtgtgtgtccGAAGTTGAGATGGCCTGCCCTACTGCCAAAGAGGTGA
- the PRC1 gene encoding protein regulator of cytokinesis 1 isoform X6, translated as MRRSEVLAEESIVCLQKALNHLREIWELIGIPEDQRLQRTEVVKKHIKELLDMMIAEEESLKERLIKSISVCQKELNTLCSELHVEPFQEEGETTILQLEKDLRTQVELMRKQKKERKQELKLLQEQDQELCEILCMPHYDIDSASVPSLEELNQFRQHVTTLRETKASRREEFVSIKRQIILCMEELDHTPDTSFERDVVCEDEDAFCLSLENIATLQKLLRQLEMQKLQNEAVCEGLRTQIRELWDRLQIPEEEREAVATIMSGSKAKVRKALQLEVDRLEELKMQNMKKVIEAIRVELVQYWDQCFYSQEQRQAFAPFCAEDYTESLLQLHDAEIVRLKNYYEVHKELFEGVQKWEETWRLFLEFERKASDPNRFTNRGGNLLKEEKQRAKLQKMLPKLEEELKARIELWEQEHSKAFMVNGQKFMEYVAEQWEMHRLEKERAKQERQLKNKKQTETEMLYGSAPRTPSKRRGLVSNTPGKARKLNTTTMSNATANSSIRPLFGGTVYHSPVPRLPPSGSKPVAASTCSGKKTPRTGRHGANKENLELNGSILSGGYPGSAPLQRNFSINSVASTYSEFARELSKASKSDATSGILNSTNIQS; from the exons TGAGGTGCTGGCGGAGGAGTCCATAGTATGTCTGCAGAAAGCGCTAAATCACCTTCGGGAAATATGGGAGCTAATTGGGATTCCAGAGGACCAGCGGTTACAAAGAACTGAGGTGGTAAAGAAGCATATCAAG GAACTCCTGGATATGATGATTGCTGAAGAGGAAAGCCTGAAGGAAAGACTCATCAAAAGCATATCCGTCTGTCAGAAAGAGCTGAACACTCTGTGCAGCGAGTTACATGTTGAGCCATTTCAG GAAGAAGGAGAGACAACCATCTTGCAACTAGAAAAAGATTTGCGCACCCAAGTGGAATTGATgcgaaaacagaaaaaggagagaaaacaggaACTGAAGCTACTTCAGGAACAAGATCAAGAACTGTGTGAAATTCTTTGTATGCCCCACTATGATATTGACAGTGCCTCAGTGCCCAGCTTAGAAGAGCTGAACCAGTTCAGGCAACATGTGACAACTTTGAGGGAAACAAAG GCTTCTAGGCGTGAGGAGTTTGTCAGTATAAAGAGACAGATCATACTGTGTATGGAAGAATTAGACCACACCCCAGACACAAGCTTTGAAAGAGATGTGGTGTGTGAAGACGAAGatgccttttgtttgtctttgGAGAATATTGCAACACTACAAAAGTTGCTACGGCAG ctggaaatgcagaaattacaaaatgaAGCAGTGTGTGAGGGGCTGCGTACTCAAATCCGAGAGCTCTGGGACAGGTTGCAAATAcctgaagaagaaagagaggctGTGGCCACCATTATGTCTGGGTCAAAGGCCAAGGTCCGGAAAGCG ctGCAATTAGAAGTGGATCGATTGGAAGAACTGAAAATGCAAAACATGAAGAAAGTGATTGAGGCAATTCGAGTGGAGCTGGTTCAGTACTGGGACCAGTGCTTTTATAGCCAGGAGCAGAGACAAGCTTTTGCCCCTTTCTGTGCTG AGGACTACACAGAAAGTCTGCTCCAGCTCCACGATGCTGAGATTGTGCGGTTAAAAAACTACTATGAAGTTCACAAGGAACTCTTTGAAGGTGTCCAGAAGTGGGAAGAAACCTGGAGGCTTTTCTTAGAGTTTGAG AGAAAAGCTTCAGATCCAAATCGATTTACAAACCGAGGCGGAAAtcttctaaaagaagaaaaacaacgaGCCAAGCTCCAGAAAATGCTGCCCAAG CTGGAAGAAGAGTTGAAGGCACGAATTGAATTGTGGGAACAGGAACATTCAAAGGCATTTATGGTGAATGGGCAGAAATTCATGGAGTATGTGGCAGAACAATGGGAGATGCATCGATTGGAGAAAGAGAGAGCCAAGCAGGAAAGA caactcaagaacaaaaaacagacagagacagagatgctCTATGGCAGCGCTCCTCGAACACCCAGCAAGCGGCGAGGACTGGTTTCCAATACACCGGGCAAAGCACGTAAG CTGAACACTACCACCATGTCCAATGCCACGGCCAATAGTAGCATCCGGCCTCTCTTTGGAGGGACGGTCTACCACTCCCCCGTGCCTCGACTTCCTCCTTCCGGCAGCAAG cCAGTTGCTGCTTCCACCTGTTCAGGGAAGAAAACACCCCGTACCGGCAGGCATGGAGCCAACAAGGAGAACCTGGAGCTCAACGGCAGCATCCTGAGTGGTGGGTACCCTGGCTCGGCCCCCCTCCAGCGCAACTTCAGCATTAATTCTGTTGCCAGCACCTATTCTGAGTTTGCG cGAGAACTTTCAAAGGCTTCCAAATCTGATGCTACTTCTGGAATCCTCAATTCAACCAACATCCAGTCCTGA